ATCCTCCAGCAGGAAGAACGCCTCGTTCCTGAGCGCCACGCGGTCCTCCCGCTTGACGTCGCCGCTATAAAGCTGCCAGGCCTCAAGACAGACGCGATAGTCAAGACCGCCCCGGTTCGGACTCCCCTTAAAGAGGTCCTTGCCCGCCTCGTCGATCGTTCGCTCCAGTCGAACGTACGGCGACATCCAGCACTTACCCAAATAGGTATAGCAGGTGTTCGCATGGATCAGGATCTCGATCCCGACGTCCAGGTGCGCCTTTCTGGAGAGAAGCTCCCTCACGGTCAGCTTGGTATCGGCCACGACTTGACGGACGCCGATCTCCCGGTAGAAGGCCACGTCAGCGTCATTGAGGATATTGGCCCCGATGCTCGCATGGAGGGGCAGATCAGGAAAGCTCTGATGCACCGCCGCGATGGCACCGATATCGGCCATAATGGCTCCATCAACACCGTCCATGACGAAGCGCTCCATTCGGCTGAGCAGCGCCGGGATCTCTTTGGATTGCATGTGCGTATTGCATGCCACCCGAAGCTTGGCGCCGCCATCATGGGCGAGCCGCATCGCCTCACGGACGGCGCCATCGTCCATCTCAAAGGCATCACGACGTCGGCTCCAGCCTCGCGGTCCCACATAGATGGCGTTCGCCCCAGCCCGCGTGACCTCCGCCGCCATCTCCAGATTGCCTGCGGGCGCGAGCAGTTCAATCATTGCCCCACCCTGCTCCGCCTTGCCTCCGCCGTGTCCGCGCCTGGGTGCCGCACGCCATGGTAGGCCATGCCCGATCTGCCGAAATAGAAGCCGTTACACAGGCCGATTCGCGCATGACGTTTGATCGTGTCCCACCACCGCTCTTCCAAGCCGTCGCTCCCCGCCAGGGCAGCTTCCAGAGCCTCACGGTAGACCTGGCCGATCTCCAGTCGGTAGGCCGGACTCTCTGAAGCCGCCTCGACCCGAAAGCAGGAATGCCCCTCGGTCATCAATCGCTGCAGGTGCTCCAGCAGGCAGACATCCTTCCCGCTCATGACCCCTTTCCCGATTGACTTCATCGCCCAATCGCCCTGCTTCAGAAACAGGTCCTGCCGGCACAGGGTCGGGCATGTCACTCCCCAGGCCTGCTCATACTCCAGCAGAAAGCAATCGTCTGACATACCAAGCGGCATCTTGCCATGAACCAGCAGTTCCATCGGCAGCTCAACCTGGCGATGGATCTCACCGATCTCCTCCAGGCTCAGCTCGTAGTTTGGCGTGATGCAAACGGCCCCGTATCGTTTCAGGACGGCAGCGCCAACATCGGTATAGACATTCGCGAAGCCGCCGATATGGACAACAAGATCGGGGTGCGCCTCGTGGATGATCTTCAAGACCCCGAGGTTATGGACCTCCACGGCATCTGCCCCGGTCTCTACGGCTACTGCCACAACCTTTCGGAGTTGCGACAGGCTGTCGTTGCGCGGTGCGGCATACGTAGTGACGTATGCCTTCTGCCCTCGGCCCTTCACGATCGCGATCGCCTCCCGCAGGTCATCGAGACGCTCCAGCAGGTTGCCCTCGTACAGCCGACAGGTGATGTTGCCAAGGTAGACGGCATCATAGGGGCTCAGATCCGACTCGGTCAGATCCCGCAGATTCGAGATGGTCGTGTTCAGTTCAAACGCCTGCGCCACTGCCTCTCCTTCATCCTGACCCCTGCCTGACGGCAGACAGGTCACCGGCGCATCACCGTCCAGGATGGTTCCAGACAAGGCTCTGCGAAGGCCGGCAAGGGCTCTCCCGCCATCCAGGCATCGATCGCCAGACGATAGCGCTGCACGAGCGGGGCGAGCAGGTCGGCTGCGAGACCTCTGCCTTGGAGCTTGACAACATCGACGCCGGCATTAAGGAGATCGGCCAGGTAATTGATCGCGCTGATCTGACGGCTCGGCAGGAGCCGTGTGGCCACGCATCGCTCGCTCCGGTACAGCTCCCATGGCTGCTCGCAGAGTTTAAAGCAGATCCCGGCGCCTCCCCGCTTCACGCTCCCTATCAGGCGACTGACATCCTCACACTGAGATGCCAGCGGAGTCGAATGCAGCCGGTAATAGCTCGGCATCCAGCATCTGCCCAACAGGATGAACTCTTGCACCATATGAACCATCACCTCGATTTGCACATCGGGAACCTGCGTGAAGGCGACGATCTCATCAGGCGTCAGGGTGCCGGGGAGCACGACCGCATCGGCCCCAAGGTCGCGGTAGAAGGCGACATCAGCCTCGTTCATGACGGCGCAACCAATGCTGGCGGTAATGCCAAGCCGGGGGTAGCGGCTGCGGAGCTCAGCTAAAAGGCCGGCGTCGTTCACGATAACCCCATTGATTCCCCACCCAAGCAACTCCTCGACCTTTTCCGCGAGGTCTCGCCGTTCGGCCTGGCGTGGGATGGTATTGAGCGCGACCTGCACATGGCGGCTCTGCGCATGAGCCGCCGTCAATACGTCCCGAAGCGCTTGGGAGGCCAGTTCGTTCCTGGGTCCGCCACGACTGAAGCCTTCGAGGCCGACGTAGATCGCGTCGGCACCGGCGCCTAACGCCGCCCACGCAGCCGTCAGACTGCCCGCCGGCGCCAGGAGAATGGGCTTAGTGGCCCGATAGGCGGTCGACACAGAAATACTCCTAACACATTTCCCCGAACCATCCGCGTCGCTCCATCCACTTTGCCAATTCTAGCACGGGCGAAACCGTAGAAGCCAATACGACGACGATAGCCCAATCCACGAGTGGCAGGCTAACCGTGCTAAACGGCTCATGCAGGAAAGGTGCATAAACAATTATAACTAACGGCACTAACCCCCATACAATCGCCAGATTCAGCCACCTATTCGCAAAGGGCTGATTCAACACTGAATGGCGATCGGAGCGGAAATTGTAGGCCTTGACGCACTCAATCAGCACCAGTGAAACGAACGTCATCGTCATGGCTTTTTCGATGCTTCGGTCGGAGTGGAGCACCCAGGCAAAGAGGCCAAGGTTGACTGCCGCCGACCAGAATCCACCCACCATCATCACCGTGACGACAGGCCGAGTAAAGATACCGGTGCGTGGGTTACGCGGCTTGCGGCGCATGAGGTCGGGTTCGGGTGGGTCTACGGCCAACGCCAATGCGGGCAAGCCATCCGTGGCGAGATTGACGTACAGGATTTGTACGGCCGTCAACGGCAGGGGCAGGCCCAGCAGAGTCGCCCCGGCCATCAGGACTATTTCGCCGATATTGCACGAGAGCAGGTACATCAAATATTTCTTGATGTTGTCGAAGATACCCCGACCCTCCTCCACCGCCGCAACGATGGACGCAAAGTTGTCGTCGGTAAGTGTCATGGCGGCGGCCTCTTTGGTCACGTCCGTGCCGGTGATGCCCATCGCGATGCCGATGTCGGCCTTCTTGAGCGCGGGCGCGTCATTGATCCCGTCACCCGTCATCGCGGCAACGTGACCTTTCTTTTGCAACGCCATGACCACACGCAACTTATGCGCCGGAGACACGCGAGCGTAGACATCGATCTTCTCGACCTCACGCTCAAACTCGGCCTCGCTCATCGCCTCCAGTTCTGCGCCGGTCACGATGCGGCCCGTCTTGAGCAATCCCAATTCGCGCGCGACGGCTTGCGCGGTCAGTGGGTGGTCGCCGGTGATCATGACCGGCTTAATCCCAGCCTGTTCGCACGTTTCAATCGCAGCTTTCGCCTCAGGACGTGGCGGGTCGATCATGCCCACCAAACCAAGAAATGTCATGCCGCATTCGGCGTTTTCTCGTGTTGCGTGTAGTTTATACGCTATCGCCAGCACCCGCAATGCCTCGCTTGCCATCCGGCGGGCTGTTTCCACAATCATCTCCCGACTCTCGGTGTCAAGAGCTGTTTCTCCATCTGCCGTCATGCGCCGGACGCACGAATCAAGGATAACTTCCGGCGCGCCTTTGGCATAAGCCACGACGCCCTCCGGCTCCCTGTGCAGCGTGGTCATGCGTTTGGTTTCGGAGGTGAAGGGAATTTCATTCACGCGAGGGGATTGTGAGTCAAGCTCGGCCTTATTCAACCCAGCTTTGGCGGCGGCGGCAATCAATGCGCCCTCCGTCGGGTCGCCTTTGACATGCCAGCGGCCATTGGCTTCGCTGTGAACGATATGCGCATCAGAGGCCAGCACAGCAGCGCGCAGGAGCAGGATCAGCGGACCGGAGGGTTCAATGATGAGGCCATCGTGCGAGAACCGGCCGTACGGCTCATAGCCTGCCCCGAAGACGTCCAACATTTGCCCGGCCACAAAGATCTTACGGACTGTCATCTCGTCTTTCGTCAGTGTGCCGGTCTTATCGGAGCAGATCACCGACGTGCTGCCGAGCGTTTCGACTGCCGGGAGGCGGCGCATCAGCGCATGGCGCTTGACCATCCTCTGCACGCCGATCGCGAGCGAGATCGTGACCACAGCAGGCAGGGCCTCCGGGACAACGGCAACCGCCAGCGCAATACCGAAAATCAACATCTCAATGAAGGGTTGTCCACGATACAGGCCGATGGCAACGATGGCAGCTACCACCACGCAGGCGGCCCACGCCAGCACGCGACCGACCTTATCCAGGTTGTCTTGCAACGGGGTCCGCCCGGTTTCGACCGTCTGGAGCATTTGGGCGATCTTGCCAAATTCGGTATGCATGCCTGTCGCCACGACAACCGCGCGACCCCGGCCATAGGTCGCGGCGGTGCCGGCGTAGGCCATATTTTTGCGGTCACCTAAGGCCAATTCACCATTTGTGAGCGGCGCGGCGTGTTTGTCCACCGAAACCGACTCGCCCGTCAGCGCGGCTTCTTCGACTTGCAAATTCACGGCCTCAATCAATCTGACATCGGCTGAGATTTTGTCGCCGGCTCGTACCAGGACGACATCGCCCGGCACGAGGGCGCGCGCCGGGATTTCAACCTCCTCCCTATCGCGGAGGGCGGTGGCAGTCGGCGCAGTCATTTGGCGCAATGCCTCGGTCGCGCGTTCGGCCCGGTATTCCTGCGCAAAACCCAAGAGCACCGCAAACAACACAATGACGACAATGGCGATGGCTTCAATCCCGTGCCCAAGAAAGGCGGAGAGAGCAGTCGCCACAAGCAGAATGACGATCAGCACATTCTTGAACTGCTCAAAGAGAATCGTCCACAGCGAGATGCGGTGGGCAGCTTTCAGTTCATTCGGCCCATATTCTGCCAAACGTTGGGCTGCCTCAACTTCTGTCAGACCGGTAGGTGTGGATTTCAGGTGAGCGAAGACGGTTTCGCTGGAGAGGGTATGCCAGAGAGAAGGGTCGAACCCTCCTCGGGATTCAGGAAGCCCCATCGTTCGGCTGACGCTCGCCTCGTAGGTAGGCCACCCAGTACACGCCGGCGACCAGCAGAGTTCCACCGACCACGTTGCCGGCGGTCACGGCGACAATGTTTCTCGTGGCCCCAACGACCGACACCGCGCCTTCCCTATCCAGCGCAAGCCCGAAGGGTAGGAAGAACCAGTTTGCAATCGAATGCTCGAAGCCCATGGCCACGAATGCGGTAATGGGAAAAAGAATTGCCAAAATCTTGTCCGTCATGCTGCGCCCGCCCATGGCGAGCCATACCGCCAGACAGACCAGCGCGTTGCACAGCACACCGCGCGCAAAGGCTTCGGTCATAGAGAGATCGGCCTTCGTGCGAGCGATGTTGAGGGCCGCCTCGCCGACAGCGCCCCCGCCCAGACCGGCAACGTCGGCCCACACAACGAGCAGAACCGTGGCTAGGCAACCGCCCACATTGCCCAGATAGGCCAGGACCCAGTTACGCATGACCTCTCGAGTGCCGATCAGTTTGCTCGCCCAGGCCATGGCGATGAGGTTATTCCCGGTGAACAGCTCGGCGCCCGCGACCACGACGAGGATCAGCCCGAGGCAGAAGCTTAAGCCCCCGACCAACCGCGTCATGCCGAAGCCAAGGGAGGATTTGGTCACCACGACGATGAAAAAGAGAGCCCCCAGCGAGATGAAGGCGCCTGCCAGCACGGCCAGCACGAGTAGTGTGAGGGAATCGGTGCGTGCCTTCGCCACACCGAGGCCCTCGACTTTCCGCGCAATCTCCCGCGGCGGATAGGCGTCACCAAAGTGTAGATCGTTGTCCATCCGCTTAGCCCCTGCTAACGGAGCAACGCCGCCACATCGAGGAACCTGAGGATGTGCTGCTACCCAATGACATTGTGACTAATCCGCGGGCCGCAGAACAGGAATGCGCAACGAGTTCGTCGGGAACCCGGCGCGAAGCGAGTCGACGCGTTCAGCCGCTTATTAGACGGCACGGGCGGAACCGACCAATACGGAGACTTCGCGCTCCAGCCTCGAACCCAGTCGATCCCGCTCGACCTCCAGGTCGTACCGCGTCTGAAGATTTAGCCAGAACCGATCGGTAGTGCCGAAGTAGCGAGCGAGCCGCAACGCCGTGTCGGCTGTAATGGCGCGATTGCCGTGCACGATCTCGTTCACGCGCCGCGCGGGCACGCTGATCTCTTTCGCCAGCCGGTATTGGGAGATCTCTAGAGGTTTCAGGAATTCTTCCTGAAGCACTTCACCAGGATGAACAGGCGACAATTTTCTAGCGGCCATGAAAACCCCTCCTACCACACTTAGTGATAATCCGTAATCTCAACGTCGTAGGCGTCGTCGTCGCGCCACCGAAAGCAGATACGCCACTGATCGTTGATCCGAATGCTGTATTGCCCGACACGGTCGCCCAACAGCTTCTCAAGTCGATTCCCTGGCGGGATTCGAAGGTCATCCAATGCTTCGGCCGCATCGAGAACGAGGAGCTTTCGCAGGGCGGCGCGTTGGAGATCAGTGGACCATCGCCGAACGACCTCCCGGCGGAATAGTCTTTCGGTGTCTCGGTCGGCACAGTTACGGATCACGTAGGTAGCATAACGCTAGTCGTTATTGTCGTCAAGCGTTACTATCCCATCGTCTAATAGAGCCGCGAGCTGACTCGCTGCTGGGCTAGCGTACTCACTTGAGCGAGTTCGGTCCAGCGAGCAGTTCGGCCCTCGCAGGCGGCCAACTGCGAGCAGAGTGAGTTCCGGGCAACTGCAATTTGGGGTTAGCTGTACACCGTGGTCGATAGCAGATCGTATTGATTTCTCTCTTGAGAGAAGGGATCATGAAGCCATGAATAAGACTACTTGCGATCACCGCATGGTCTGGAGCGTTCACGTTCTGGCTGGTCACCGAACCTGGGACGAGATCACGTGCCGTCGTTGCGGCTGGACGCGGTTCGTTAACTTCCGCTGAGTCACTGCCCTCAGTCATCCGGTCCCAGGAGACCCAGCTTTCTCCTGAGCCTATAGAAGAGGCGGGTCCCAGGGGTAAAGCGCTTAAACGTCGCTACGCCCTTCTCGTCCAGTAAGTAGTAATGCTTCCCACCGCAGTGCAGGCAGCGGATAAAGGCGCCATCCTTATCGGCACGGCTTTCAAGGATCTGCTGTGGTTCGTCGGGTTCCCAGTGCCCACGCAAGCTTACCGGCCTACCCAAGGATTGACCGCACCCCTTGCATAGCCAACCGCTCGACCAGTCGTCGGTCATCGCAGCCTCTCATGCTAGCCATCGCCTCGCTGAGGTCCCTCGGCTTCAGCGGCCGGCGAAGCCCGGCCGCTGAGCGCTTTGTTCGGCAGCCGTCCCATGTTGCGCCTTTCAGGCTATATCTCGCCACCATCGGACCAACCGCAGTTTGTGCAACGCATACCCGCGTAGACGTCATCTCCCTCACGGTCGGTCTGTTCCCAGCCTATGAGGGTGTCTGTCTCACCACAGGTGGGACAGCAGACCATTGGGGGGAGCGCAGGGTGCGTGATCCAGCTTACATCCATTTCCTGCAGTGCAGCCTGTATCGCCAGTAGACGCTGACGGCGTGTGCGTGAGCCCGTGAGGTCTCCCAGCAGATCCTCGATCCCTTGGTGTACGTCACTGAAGTCGATACCGCGACGATCACAAATGAGGGGAGGTAACGGAGTCTCGTCGAGCAGACATGGGATGATCTTCGCGGAACCATCCTTGACGGCTCGGATAATGGCGGTATGCAGCTCCTGGCGCACCCAGTTGGATCGATTGGCGTCGGCGGACCAAAGCAGCACGAATGCGTCAAACGCCTCCAAGCCTTCACTGAGCTTGCCGGGGATAGAGTCACCGGCTTGGATCTCCCACTGATCGAACCAGAAGTCGATCCCGGTGAGAGACATGTGGGCTCCGATAGAACGGGCTACCTCCTTGTCTGCTTTGTTGTAGCTCAGAAAGCAATGCATCTCTTGCCGTCACGCCGCGGTTCCGGTGAGTCTCTCCGTATCCGGCGAACGCCAGCGATCAGCGGCCGCGCCCTTGCGCGGTCCGCTCGATCGCACTGTTCCGCACTGCTCAAAGAGCAGTCCCATAAGCGCTGGAGAATGCCGTCGGCCAGTACCGGGAAGTGGGAGCCCCCCAAAAGCTGCATATGGAGGGATAGCGATGTGAACATTATCGACTCAGAATCCTAGCGCCTCAAGAATCGGTGCCAGTAGCCGCGGCGAGAACCAAAAGACGACGGAGGCGACAAGGCCGATAACCGCGCTTGTGGAAATCCCGATTAGCACTGACCCAACGATACCCAGCGCCCCGGATCCAAGGGCGACGAGCATTCCAAAGAACACACTCCAGAATATGGGGGCGCGCTCGGTAGGGGACCTTTGGTGGTTCAACGCGCCCCAGGTCCTGACGCCCGAGGCGACGAAGGCTAGAAAGCACCCGACTACCAGCATCTCGTCACCGCAGCCGCCCGTTACGCTCGTCGAAATAACGCCCGACGAGGTAATGACCTGCAAGGCGCTTCCTAGCCCGGGTGAGCCAGGAGTCACACCAGATGCAGTCAATATCCCCACCAATGCGAGGCCCGAACTGCGCGTTCGTGAAAGCCGGTTCGTCTGGCTGGAAGATGTAAGTGTGCCCACAATCGAGCCGAATCGACATGACCCTCTCCCACCCGTACGGGTGAAGGCCGGGGAAGCATCGGCCCTCCTCGATTTTTTCGACGACTCTCCACATCGTCAGGCCTCCCCCCCAGAGGCGCGCTAGGCGCTTGCCAAACCATTACATATACCGACCAGCCTATTACGGTCAGGGAATTTCTGAAGACCGAGCGGATTCTCTTTGCTTGCCCGGTACTTGTCAAACAGTTTTCGAACACTTCCCAGCCGAAAAATACTGGTCGACCTTCATATGTGAATACCTGACTCGGGACACTACTTTGCCTTCGCCTGGTTCGGCGTTCGCTGGAGGAGGAACTTGCCGGTACCGGGGACCACTGGGTCGCACGGGCCGAATGGGATTGTCGCGTCAAGCATAAATGAGACGTCTGCCCTTGGGTACTGGGATCGGATCGCCGAACTCCTTAGCCGTCTCGATCCATAGTGCGATAGCCTCTTGGACGCTTGTCAAGGCGGCTTCCTGAGTTACCCCATGCGCGAGACAACCGGGCAGTTCGGGGACCTCCGCGATATAGACCTGATCTTCCTCACTCCAGTAAATGATGACCTCGTATTTGTTCACGGCTCCTCACCCCCCAGTCGATACTTGAGGATTACGGCACGGACCTGGCGCACTTGGTAAGGTTTTGCTTCACTTCCTTCGCGCTGGAGATTAAGCTTCTCCTCGATCCCAGCCTTGCGAAAGATATGGTGACCCCCTTTCACTCTCATGGCAAACCCGAGGCTGCTGAGCAAGTGGCACAGATCGTCGAACTGGATGTTCGTGTCAGAAGCGCCACTCAGCACACATCGGAGGATCTTCTCCCTGGTCATGCCCACATTCTACGCGAACTGAGGTTACATGTGAACCCGTCTGGCCGCAAGGCTAACGGGATGATGATATGCTACGCACGAGCCACCTGTACAGTACAGCCTCAGATGAAAACAGCGCTAGTCTACCTGCTCCCGCTGGCGGAGAAGTCACCGGAGCAGCTTGCCTGTGCCAGGGCTGCCGGGCCCGGTGAGGCGGGGCATCCGAACTACGAACTCCACTTCTCGCGGCAGCTTGTACATGGCAAGCTTCCCCTGGCAGGACAGGACCGCTTCGACATCTTCATGGCCTGATCCGTACCCGGTCCTCTTCAACGATCCACAAATGCCCTCTTGGTTCCTCCCTGCTAAACAGGGGGATCAGCCGCCCGACCATCCTTAGCACGTGCAGTTTGTCCTGACTGTTCAGCCGCAGGACCACCAGCCCGCCGTAGTGTGCTGGCGGATAGGCCCGGATATCGGAAAAGTCCAGATCAAGGGTTACGAGCAGTCGCTCCTCTCGCTTGACGAACAACGCGACCGTCGTGTCTGGCTTTCCGCCAAGCCCCTCTTCGTCCACCGTCACGGCGTCATGGCCAGCCTGCCGGAAAAGGTCGGCTACCTCACGAGGCAGATTCTCATCGATCTTCACCTTCATCGGCCACCCTATGCCGGCATTGGAACAATCCGTTCGCGTGCCAGGTCAGCGGCATAGGCGACCGCCGCCTGAACAGCCTCGCGACTGAGAGATGGGTAGCTCCTCAGTAGCTCCTCAACTGTTACACCGGCTGCGAGGTTGTCGAGCACTACCGATACCATGATCCGTGTGCCCTTGATGCACGGCTGCCCATGGCATATCTCCGGATCCGCAACGATGAAGTCGAGCCAATTTTGTGCTGCCATCTTCAGCCCTCCCGTTTATCCTCTCTCAGCACACACTACACATTTTATTAGGGCGCCTTCGCCTTGTCCTGCTCCCGCTGGCGGAGGAGGCGACGGAGGAGCTTGCCGGTGCCGGGGCCGCCGGGCCCCGTGGCGCGCGGCATCCGATCCACGAACTCTACCTCTCGCGGCAGTTTGTACACGGCAAGCTTTCCCGTGCAGAACTCGATCAGCTCTACCTTGAGGGCTTCGAAAGGCTGCTGGCCAGATTTGAGCGCGACAAACGCCTTCGTCCGCTGGCCCATGATAGGGTCGGGCAGGCCGACTACACCGACATCGGCTACCGCCGGATGGGTCAACAGGACATCTTCGATTTCTTCAGGACCGATCCGGTATCCGGAGCTCTTGATCAGGTCGTCCTCGCGCGTGAGAAAGGTAATATAGCCCTCTTCGTCCATGCCGACCATATCGCCGGCGCGACTCCAGCCTTCCGTCACGACACGCCGTTGCGCGTCCGGGTCGCGCCAGTAGACGGTCCCCGTTGGACCCTTAACCAGCAACTCGCCGGTTTTGCCGGGACGGCAATCCCTTCCCTCTTCGTTGACTACCCTGAGTTGGTAGCCGGGCACGGCAGGGCCGATCGATCCCGGCTTGACCTTTCTCGGCCCGGCTGAGCTGGCGAACACGAACATCAGCTCTGTCGTCCCGAGTCCCTCGAAGATCTCGAGGCCGAACGTCGCCTTCCAGTCGAAGTAGGTCTGTGCGGTCAAGGATTCGCCGCCGCCTGTACACAACTTGAGCGAACTCAGGTTATAGCGCGTCCGGGTATCCGGCACCTGGAGCATCTTGCGGTAGGCGGTTGGGAGGGCCGAGAGGATGGTGACCTTGTGGTGTTCGATCGTCTCGAATGCCGCCTCCGGCGTAAAACGCGGTAACAAGGAGAGGGCTGCCCCGAATCGATACGGGATGGCAGCCGCAACGGAGTAACCGGCCGCCATTGCCAGGGGTGCCGGGCTGAGGAGGACATCCTCTTCCGTCACGCGCCAGCAGTATTTGCCGAAGCTGTCGGGGACGATCAACGCCTCTTCCATGAAGTGGACCGTCCCCTTCGGCGGCCCCGTCGTTCCGGAGGTGAAGAGGAGGACCGAGACGTCCAACCGATCCCGCCGCACCGGATCGCACGTCGGATCGCCCCCATCAAGCAGCTCCTGATAACTTAGATATCCCTTCCGCTTGATCTCGTCTCCCTCCCCACCGACGACAATGACATGGCTGACCGTGTGAAGCAGGGGCCGGGCCTGCTCGAACTCCTCCAGCAGTGGGGCGGCAACGATGATCGCCTTGGCCTCCGTACTGTTGCAGATGTGCGCAATCTCGGCCCTAGAAAAGAGGACGGATGTCGGAACGATCACTGCGCCGATCTTCAGGACCGCAAAGTTCGCCACGATCGCCGGCGGGGTATTCGGCAGGCGCAATACCACCCGATCCGCTTCCTTGATCCCCAGCCGCGTGAGCGCGCTCCCGAGCCTGTTGACCTGGCCCAAGAGTGCCTTGTACGGGATCTGTTTGTCCTCGAAGTAGAGCGCCGTTCGGTCACCCCTCCCTGCGGCAACGGTCTTATCCAGTAATTCCTCTGTGCTGTTGAACCGCTGAGGGAGGTGCGCGAACTCCGGAAGCGTGTAGATGCGCTGTGGCCAGAGATCTTTTGGAGGCAGGTATTCGGTAGGAATCTGACCCATCTCTCTTCCTATATATTCAGAAGCGCCCGCTATGTCCTCTCGGAGAACGAAGCGGGCAGATGAGACATGGTGATGGTCAGAGAATCAAACTATGTTTTACTGATCGGCCGGCACTGTTCTCGCTTCGTAGCCGAGTCGTTCGGAGAGTTTCATCGTCGCTGTCTTGACAAGCGGAGCGAGTTTATGTTTGATCCGCTCAAGGGAGAACCGGGAGATGGGGCCGGACAGACCGATGCTGGCCACCACCTTTCCAGAATAGTCTCTCACGGGAGCGGCAATACACCGTACCCACGGCTCATACTCTTCATCATCAACAGCGAACCCGAGCTTGGCCACCTCACGAAGGTGTTCTCGAAATGCCTGGGGGTCAGTAATCGTATGCTCGGTCAGTTTGCGCATCGGTTGATGTTGAAGGATGCTGTCTAACCGGTCGGCCGACTCGTAGGCCAGTTGCGCCTTTCCTGCGGCAGTGCAGTGAACCGGGAGACGTCGTCCAGGAAACGATGCGACCCGAACCATCTGAGTAGTGTCCTGAACGAGAACGTAGATGACCTCCGATCCGTCCAGAACGGCAAGATAGGCCGTTTCATCGCACTGATCCACCAACTCTTCGATGATCGGCCTGGCCTGGCGCCGAAAGCCCAGATGATGGAGGAAGACATTGGCGACCTCGAACGGCTTGATCCCCAAGCGGTAGTTGGCTGTCTTTTTGTCCTGCTCGATATAACCCCGAACCTCAAGGGTGGCCAGAAGTCGGAAGATGTTGTTTTTGGGTAGATGAAGCTTTTCGGCGAGTTCCGTGACGCCTAACTCCCCTGTCTGATAATCGAACGACTCCAGGACATCAAGCGCTCGATCGACGGACTGGACGAGATAATCAGCCTTTTCTTTCTTTTGATGGTCCATACACCCCTCACACACCCTTTGGCAAAGCAAGGTAACGCCTTCTCAGTACACGTTCGCATCACTTTGCCTGGGATTCGATGTAAGATGAAAGGAAAATTGGTGTGACTATAGAAGGGTGTTCTATTTTTGTCAACGGAAAATTATCAGCCTAAAGTACCGGTCTTTCCTCAAAGATCGCCGTGCCGACCCGTATCAGCGTGGCCCCCTCTTCGATGGCGATCTCGTAATCGTGACTCATCCCCATTGAGAGGTGACGAAGAGGGTAGTCGAAACAGGCCTTGGCCGCCTGATCTCGTAACTGCCTAAGTCTTCGGAAAAAAGGGCGGACATCCTGAGGATTCTTGCGATACGGTGGGATGGCCATCAGGCCTTCGATAGCCAGATGCGTAAACTGCCGGCAGGCATGAAGTAACGGTAATAGGTCGTGTTCGAGAACACCGGTCTTGCTCGGTTCGCCACCGAGGTTGACCTCCACGAGAACCCGTATCTGCTTCCCTAAAGC
This portion of the Candidatus Methylomirabilis sp. genome encodes:
- a CDS encoding HigA family addiction module antitoxin; the protein is MAARKLSPVHPGEVLQEEFLKPLEISQYRLAKEISVPARRVNEIVHGNRAITADTALRLARYFGTTDRFWLNLQTRYDLEVERDRLGSRLEREVSVLVGSARAV
- a CDS encoding toll/interleukin-1 receptor domain-containing protein, whose protein sequence is MHCFLSYNKADKEVARSIGAHMSLTGIDFWFDQWEIQAGDSIPGKLSEGLEAFDAFVLLWSADANRSNWVRQELHTAIIRAVKDGSAKIIPCLLDETPLPPLICDRRGIDFSDVHQGIEDLLGDLTGSRTRRQRLLAIQAALQEMDVSWITHPALPPMVCCPTCGETDTLIGWEQTDREGDDVYAGMRCTNCGWSDGGEI
- a CDS encoding acyl-CoA synthetase: MGQIPTEYLPPKDLWPQRIYTLPEFAHLPQRFNSTEELLDKTVAAGRGDRTALYFEDKQIPYKALLGQVNRLGSALTRLGIKEADRVVLRLPNTPPAIVANFAVLKIGAVIVPTSVLFSRAEIAHICNSTEAKAIIVAAPLLEEFEQARPLLHTVSHVIVVGGEGDEIKRKGYLSYQELLDGGDPTCDPVRRDRLDVSVLLFTSGTTGPPKGTVHFMEEALIVPDSFGKYCWRVTEEDVLLSPAPLAMAAGYSVAAAIPYRFGAALSLLPRFTPEAAFETIEHHKVTILSALPTAYRKMLQVPDTRTRYNLSSLKLCTGGGESLTAQTYFDWKATFGLEIFEGLGTTELMFVFASSAGPRKVKPGSIGPAVPGYQLRVVNEEGRDCRPGKTGELLVKGPTGTVYWRDPDAQRRVVTEGWSRAGDMVGMDEEGYITFLTREDDLIKSSGYRIGPEEIEDVLLTHPAVADVGVVGLPDPIMGQRTKAFVALKSGQQPFEALKVELIEFCTGKLAVYKLPREVEFVDRMPRATGPGGPGTGKLLRRLLRQREQDKAKAP
- a CDS encoding DUF433 domain-containing protein, producing the protein MAAQNWLDFIVADPEICHGQPCIKGTRIMVSVVLDNLAAGVTVEELLRSYPSLSREAVQAAVAYAADLARERIVPMPA
- a CDS encoding type II toxin-antitoxin system HicB family antitoxin — its product is MNKYEVIIYWSEEDQVYIAEVPELPGCLAHGVTQEAALTSVQEAIALWIETAKEFGDPIPVPKGRRLIYA
- a CDS encoding DUF5615 family PIN-like protein; the encoded protein is MKVKIDENLPREVADLFRQAGHDAVTVDEEGLGGKPDTTVALFVKREERLLVTLDLDFSDIRAYPPAHYGGLVVLRLNSQDKLHVLRMVGRLIPLFSREEPRGHLWIVEEDRVRIRP
- a CDS encoding type II toxin-antitoxin system RelE/ParE family toxin translates to MIRNCADRDTERLFRREVVRRWSTDLQRAALRKLLVLDAAEALDDLRIPPGNRLEKLLGDRVGQYSIRINDQWRICFRWRDDDAYDVEITDYH
- a CDS encoding type II toxin-antitoxin system HicA family toxin yields the protein MTREKILRCVLSGASDTNIQFDDLCHLLSSLGFAMRVKGGHHIFRKAGIEEKLNLQREGSEAKPYQVRQVRAVILKYRLGGEEP
- a CDS encoding formate/nitrite transporter family protein — encoded protein: MDNDLHFGDAYPPREIARKVEGLGVAKARTDSLTLLVLAVLAGAFISLGALFFIVVVTKSSLGFGMTRLVGGLSFCLGLILVVVAGAELFTGNNLIAMAWASKLIGTREVMRNWVLAYLGNVGGCLATVLLVVWADVAGLGGGAVGEAALNIARTKADLSMTEAFARGVLCNALVCLAVWLAMGGRSMTDKILAILFPITAFVAMGFEHSIANWFFLPFGLALDREGAVSVVGATRNIVAVTAGNVVGGTLLVAGVYWVAYLRGERQPNDGAS